Proteins encoded together in one Prunus dulcis chromosome 3, ALMONDv2, whole genome shotgun sequence window:
- the LOC117620774 gene encoding protein enabled homolog isoform X3 codes for MSSPPNSQIVILPAPRAQTSVQSSDIRERPPPPPPRPPLLGPTYSLTLQSPPPVFSGRNQMAHPPHDPYYLQQQPPLPPQQQDFSDRSVINTLFVSGLPDDVKAREIHNLFRRRPGFDSCQLKYTGRGNQVVAFATFFNHQSAMAALHSLNGVKFDPQTGSLLHIELARSNSRRKRKPGSGAYVVIDKRTKKEADTQETSSDDGDSETDEPSETENNDSGDKTELETTKSAETAVDSDNAVATVNEQSEKHVDGGPCSTLFIANLGPNCTEDELKQVLSKKLNKPIKPWTNFVATRYHLQTGVACI; via the exons ATGTCTAGTCCCCCGAACTCCCAAATTGTAATTTTACCTGCACCCCGCGCACAAACCTCAGTTCAGAGTTCAGACATCAGAGAAcgacctcctcctcctcctccacgaCCACCGCTACTGGGCCCCACTTACTCTCTCACTCTTCAATCTCCACCGCCTGTTTTCTCTGGCCGCAACCAAATGGCTCATCCGCCGCACGATCCCTACTACCTGCAGCAGCAACCACCGCTGCCGCCACAGCAACAGGATTTCAGTGACCGGAGTGTGATCAACACGCTCTTCGTCTCGGGCCTCCCCGACGACGTCAAGGCGCGTGAGATTCACAACCTCTTCCGCCGCCGCCCTGGCTTCGACTCTTGCCAGCTCAAGTACACCGGCCGCGGCAACCAG GTCGTTGCTTTTGCTACGTTTTTCAATCACCAATCAGCAATGGCAGCTCTGCATTCGTTAAAT GGTGTGAAATTTGATCCTCAAACTGGGTCCCTGCTGCATATTGAACTGGCCAGATCAAACTCAAGAAGGAAGCGTAAACCAG GTAGTGGAGCCTATGTTGTTATAGATAAAAGAACTAAAAAAGAGGCTGATACCCAAGAAACATCTAGCGATGATG GAGACAGCGAAACTGATGAACCAtctgaaactgaaaataaTGATTCTGGCGACAAGACTGAATTAGAGACTACAAAGAG CGCTGAGACAGCAGTGGATTCTGACAATGCTGTAGCTACTGTAAAT GAACAATCGGAAAAGCATGTTGACGGAGGACCATGTTCCACTCTGTTCATTGCAAATCTAGGTCCAAATTGCACTGAAGATGAACTGAAGCAAGTTCTATCTAA GAAATTGAACAAGCCAATAAAGCCATGGACGAACTTCGTGGCAACTCGTTACCATCTTCAGACAGGGGTGGCATGCATATAG
- the LOC117620772 gene encoding inactive protein kinase SELMODRAFT_444075 isoform X1, translating to MQNLVMSREQKRVRQEKGSDDAEKVVVAVKASKEIPKTALVWALTHVVQPGDCITLLVVVPSQSSGRKFWGFPRFAGDCASGNRKSHSGTTSELKCDISDTCSQMILQLHEVYDPNKINVKIKIISGSPSGSVAVEAKKAQASWVVLDKHLKHEEKHCMEELQCNIVVMKRSQPKVLRLNLNGSSKKEPELARSLPSQLDEGTDKHPKKKNDSLNSIRGPVVTPTSSPELGTPFTATEAGTSSVSSSDPGTSPFFVSEINGDMKKEESLVSKENKVLDDSSSDTDSENLSTSSASMRFQPWIAEFLNSHRPSSQHMEESSHRTNDNSKASTTKALLEKFSKLDRDAGIGMPNYRADMEFSGNLREAISLSRNAPPGPPPLCSICQHKAPVFGKPPRWFSYAELELATGGFSQANFLAEGGFGSVHRGVLPDGQAVAVKQHKLASSQGDQEFCSEVEVLSCAQHRNVVMLIGFCIEDKRRLLVYEYICNGSLDSHLYSNISFSDNRRHREPLEWSARQKIAVGAARGLRYLHEECRVGCIVHRDMRPNNILITHDFEPLVGDFGLARWQPDGDTGVDTRVIGTFGYLAPEYAQSGQITEKADVYSFGVVLVELVTGRKAVDLNRPKGQQCLTEWARPLLEEYAIDELIDPRLDNFYSEQEVYCMLHAASLCIRRDPQSRPRMSQVLRMLEGDMVMDTNYASTPGYDVGCRNGHDVGCRSGRIWSEHQQQHQPQEKEHYSGPLLDEPMEGYRKLSLENVRPGFWERDKARRTSSEHHL from the exons ATGCAGAATTTGGTAATGAGTCGAGAACAGAAGCGGGTGAGGCAAGAGAAAGGCTCCGATGACGCCGAGAAGGTTGTCGTGGCCGTTAAGGCGTCCAAGGAAATTCCCAAGACTGCTCTGGTGTGGGCCTTGACTCATGTTGTTCAACCTGGAGATTGCATAACACTGCTTGTGGTTGTCCCCTCTCAAAGTTCAG GtagaaaattttggggtttCCCAAGATTTGCAGGGGACTGTGCCAGTGGTAACCGGAAGTCTCATTCAGGAACAACCTCAGAGCTCAAGTGTGATATTTCAGATACCTGCTCTCAGATGATCCTTCAGCTGCATGAAGTTTATGATCCAAATAAG ATAAATGTCAAGATAAAGATTATTTCTGGCTCACCTTCTGGTTCTGTGGCTGTAGAGGCCAAGAAAGCTCAAGCCAGTTGGGTTGTTTTAGACAA GCATCTTAAACATGAGGAAAAACACTGCATGGAAGAGCTGCAGTGCAACATCGTGGTTATGAAGCGTTCCCAGCCAAAAGTTCTTCGCTTGAATTTGAATGGATCTTCTAAGAAGGAACCTGAATTGGCTCGTTCCTTGCCTTCTCAGCTTGATGAAGGGACTGATAAACAtcccaagaagaagaatgacTCTTTGAATTCCATTCGAGGGCCTGTTGTGACTCCAACTAGTAGTCCAGAGCTAGGGACTCCATTTACAGCCACTGAGGCTGGAACTTCATCGGTGTCAAGTTCAGATCCAGGAACTTCACCATTTTTCGTTTCAGAAATAAATGGAGACATGAAGAAAGAGGAATCATTAGTTAGTAAAGAAAACAAGGTTCTTGATGACAGTAGTTCAGACACTGACAGTGAAAACTTATCAACATCTTCAGCAAGTATGAGGTTCCAACCATGGATAGCAGAATTTCTTAATTCTCATCGTCCATCCTCGCAACACATGGAAGAAAGTTCACACAGAACTAATGATAATTCTAAAGCATCCACTACCAAAGCTTTGCTAGAGAAATTTTCGAAACTCGATAGGGATGCTGGAATTGGAATGCCAAATTATAGAGCTGACATGGAGTTCAGTGGAAATCTGAGAGAAGCAATTTCTCTGTCTAGAAATGCTCCTCCAGGTCCTCCTCCATTGTGTTCAATATGTCAACACAAGGCACCTGTGTTTGGAAAACCTCCAAGGTGGTTCAGCTATGCGGAGCTGGAGCTTGCTACTGGAGGATTTTCCCAAGCCAATTTTTTGGCTGAAGGTGGGTTTGGCTCTGTTCATAGAGGGGTGCTACCAGATGGCCAGGCTGTTGCTGTCAAGCAACACAAATTGGCTAGTTCTCAGGGGGATCAAGAGTTTTGTTCCGAAGTAGAAGTCCTGAGCTGTGCTCAGCACCGAAATGTTGTCATGTTGATTGGCTTCTGTATTGAGGACAAACGAAGATTGCTGGTCTATGAATATATTTGCAATGGGTCATTAGATTCTCATCTATACagtaatatttctttttctgacAACA GGCGACATCGTGAGCCTTTAGAATGGTCTGCACGGCAAAAGATCGCCGTGGGAGCAGCTCGAGGACTGCGATATCTTCATGAAGAATGCAGGGTGGGTTGCATTGTGCACCGTGACATGCGGCCAAACAACATCCTCATCACCCATGATTTTGAGCCACTG GTTGGGGATTTTGGCCTTGCAAGGTGGCAGCCTGATGGGGACACAGGCGTGGACACAAGAGTTATTGGAACATTTGG ATATTTGGCTCCTGAATATGCTCAAAGTGGCCAAATCACAGAAAAGGCTGATGTTTATTCCTTTGGGGTGGTGTTGGTGGAACTTGTTACTGGGCGAAAAGCTGTGGACCTTAACCGGCCTAAGGGGCAACAATGCCTCACAGAATGG GCACGCCCATTATTGGAAGAATACGCTATTGATGAACTGATTGACCCAAGACTTGACAACTTCTATTCGGAACAAGAGGTTTATTGCATGCTGCATGCTGCCTCTCTATGCATTCGGCGGGATCCTCAATCTAGGCCTCGCATGTCACAG GTTTTGCGTATGCTAGAAGGTGACATGGTAATGGACACAAATTACGCATCAACACCCGGGTATGATGTGGGATGCCGGAATGGTCATGATGTGGGATGCCGGAGTGGTCGGATTTGGTCAGAGCATCAACAGCAGCACCAGCCGCAGGAGAAGGAACACTATAGTGGTCCACTACTGGATGAACCGATGGAAGGGTATAGGAAGCTCTCTCTTGAGAACGTACGGCCAGGTTTTTGGGAAAGGGACAAGGCAAGGAGGACTTCATCTGAACACCATTTGTAA
- the LOC117620774 gene encoding uncharacterized protein LOC117620774 isoform X2 yields MSSPPNSQIVILPAPRAQTSVQSSDIRERPPPPPPRPPLLGPTYSLTLQSPPPVFSGRNQMAHPPHDPYYLQQQPPLPPQQQDFSDRSVINTLFVSGLPDDVKAREIHNLFRRRPGFDSCQLKYTGRGNQVVAFATFFNHQSAMAALHSLNGVKFDPQTGSLLHIELARSNSRRKRKPGDSETDEPSETENNDSGDKTELETTKSAETAVDSDNAVATVNEQSEKHVDGGPCSTLFIANLGPNCTEDELKQVLSKYPGFNVIKLRAKGGMPVAFADFEEIEQANKAMDELRGNSLPSSDRGGMHIEYARSKMRKS; encoded by the exons ATGTCTAGTCCCCCGAACTCCCAAATTGTAATTTTACCTGCACCCCGCGCACAAACCTCAGTTCAGAGTTCAGACATCAGAGAAcgacctcctcctcctcctccacgaCCACCGCTACTGGGCCCCACTTACTCTCTCACTCTTCAATCTCCACCGCCTGTTTTCTCTGGCCGCAACCAAATGGCTCATCCGCCGCACGATCCCTACTACCTGCAGCAGCAACCACCGCTGCCGCCACAGCAACAGGATTTCAGTGACCGGAGTGTGATCAACACGCTCTTCGTCTCGGGCCTCCCCGACGACGTCAAGGCGCGTGAGATTCACAACCTCTTCCGCCGCCGCCCTGGCTTCGACTCTTGCCAGCTCAAGTACACCGGCCGCGGCAACCAG GTCGTTGCTTTTGCTACGTTTTTCAATCACCAATCAGCAATGGCAGCTCTGCATTCGTTAAAT GGTGTGAAATTTGATCCTCAAACTGGGTCCCTGCTGCATATTGAACTGGCCAGATCAAACTCAAGAAGGAAGCGTAAACCAG GAGACAGCGAAACTGATGAACCAtctgaaactgaaaataaTGATTCTGGCGACAAGACTGAATTAGAGACTACAAAGAG CGCTGAGACAGCAGTGGATTCTGACAATGCTGTAGCTACTGTAAAT GAACAATCGGAAAAGCATGTTGACGGAGGACCATGTTCCACTCTGTTCATTGCAAATCTAGGTCCAAATTGCACTGAAGATGAACTGAAGCAAGTTCTATCTAA GTACCCTGGATTTAATGTGATCAAATTGCGTGCTAAAGGTGGAATGCCAGTTGCATTTGCTGATTTTGAG GAAATTGAACAAGCCAATAAAGCCATGGACGAACTTCGTGGCAACTCGTTACCATCTTCAGACAGGGGTGGCATGCATATAGA ATATGCAAGGTCTAAGATGAGGAAGTCGTAG
- the LOC117620772 gene encoding inactive protein kinase SELMODRAFT_444075 isoform X2 encodes MSREQKRVRQEKGSDDAEKVVVAVKASKEIPKTALVWALTHVVQPGDCITLLVVVPSQSSGRKFWGFPRFAGDCASGNRKSHSGTTSELKCDISDTCSQMILQLHEVYDPNKINVKIKIISGSPSGSVAVEAKKAQASWVVLDKHLKHEEKHCMEELQCNIVVMKRSQPKVLRLNLNGSSKKEPELARSLPSQLDEGTDKHPKKKNDSLNSIRGPVVTPTSSPELGTPFTATEAGTSSVSSSDPGTSPFFVSEINGDMKKEESLVSKENKVLDDSSSDTDSENLSTSSASMRFQPWIAEFLNSHRPSSQHMEESSHRTNDNSKASTTKALLEKFSKLDRDAGIGMPNYRADMEFSGNLREAISLSRNAPPGPPPLCSICQHKAPVFGKPPRWFSYAELELATGGFSQANFLAEGGFGSVHRGVLPDGQAVAVKQHKLASSQGDQEFCSEVEVLSCAQHRNVVMLIGFCIEDKRRLLVYEYICNGSLDSHLYSNISFSDNRRHREPLEWSARQKIAVGAARGLRYLHEECRVGCIVHRDMRPNNILITHDFEPLVGDFGLARWQPDGDTGVDTRVIGTFGYLAPEYAQSGQITEKADVYSFGVVLVELVTGRKAVDLNRPKGQQCLTEWARPLLEEYAIDELIDPRLDNFYSEQEVYCMLHAASLCIRRDPQSRPRMSQVLRMLEGDMVMDTNYASTPGYDVGCRNGHDVGCRSGRIWSEHQQQHQPQEKEHYSGPLLDEPMEGYRKLSLENVRPGFWERDKARRTSSEHHL; translated from the exons ATGAGTCGAGAACAGAAGCGGGTGAGGCAAGAGAAAGGCTCCGATGACGCCGAGAAGGTTGTCGTGGCCGTTAAGGCGTCCAAGGAAATTCCCAAGACTGCTCTGGTGTGGGCCTTGACTCATGTTGTTCAACCTGGAGATTGCATAACACTGCTTGTGGTTGTCCCCTCTCAAAGTTCAG GtagaaaattttggggtttCCCAAGATTTGCAGGGGACTGTGCCAGTGGTAACCGGAAGTCTCATTCAGGAACAACCTCAGAGCTCAAGTGTGATATTTCAGATACCTGCTCTCAGATGATCCTTCAGCTGCATGAAGTTTATGATCCAAATAAG ATAAATGTCAAGATAAAGATTATTTCTGGCTCACCTTCTGGTTCTGTGGCTGTAGAGGCCAAGAAAGCTCAAGCCAGTTGGGTTGTTTTAGACAA GCATCTTAAACATGAGGAAAAACACTGCATGGAAGAGCTGCAGTGCAACATCGTGGTTATGAAGCGTTCCCAGCCAAAAGTTCTTCGCTTGAATTTGAATGGATCTTCTAAGAAGGAACCTGAATTGGCTCGTTCCTTGCCTTCTCAGCTTGATGAAGGGACTGATAAACAtcccaagaagaagaatgacTCTTTGAATTCCATTCGAGGGCCTGTTGTGACTCCAACTAGTAGTCCAGAGCTAGGGACTCCATTTACAGCCACTGAGGCTGGAACTTCATCGGTGTCAAGTTCAGATCCAGGAACTTCACCATTTTTCGTTTCAGAAATAAATGGAGACATGAAGAAAGAGGAATCATTAGTTAGTAAAGAAAACAAGGTTCTTGATGACAGTAGTTCAGACACTGACAGTGAAAACTTATCAACATCTTCAGCAAGTATGAGGTTCCAACCATGGATAGCAGAATTTCTTAATTCTCATCGTCCATCCTCGCAACACATGGAAGAAAGTTCACACAGAACTAATGATAATTCTAAAGCATCCACTACCAAAGCTTTGCTAGAGAAATTTTCGAAACTCGATAGGGATGCTGGAATTGGAATGCCAAATTATAGAGCTGACATGGAGTTCAGTGGAAATCTGAGAGAAGCAATTTCTCTGTCTAGAAATGCTCCTCCAGGTCCTCCTCCATTGTGTTCAATATGTCAACACAAGGCACCTGTGTTTGGAAAACCTCCAAGGTGGTTCAGCTATGCGGAGCTGGAGCTTGCTACTGGAGGATTTTCCCAAGCCAATTTTTTGGCTGAAGGTGGGTTTGGCTCTGTTCATAGAGGGGTGCTACCAGATGGCCAGGCTGTTGCTGTCAAGCAACACAAATTGGCTAGTTCTCAGGGGGATCAAGAGTTTTGTTCCGAAGTAGAAGTCCTGAGCTGTGCTCAGCACCGAAATGTTGTCATGTTGATTGGCTTCTGTATTGAGGACAAACGAAGATTGCTGGTCTATGAATATATTTGCAATGGGTCATTAGATTCTCATCTATACagtaatatttctttttctgacAACA GGCGACATCGTGAGCCTTTAGAATGGTCTGCACGGCAAAAGATCGCCGTGGGAGCAGCTCGAGGACTGCGATATCTTCATGAAGAATGCAGGGTGGGTTGCATTGTGCACCGTGACATGCGGCCAAACAACATCCTCATCACCCATGATTTTGAGCCACTG GTTGGGGATTTTGGCCTTGCAAGGTGGCAGCCTGATGGGGACACAGGCGTGGACACAAGAGTTATTGGAACATTTGG ATATTTGGCTCCTGAATATGCTCAAAGTGGCCAAATCACAGAAAAGGCTGATGTTTATTCCTTTGGGGTGGTGTTGGTGGAACTTGTTACTGGGCGAAAAGCTGTGGACCTTAACCGGCCTAAGGGGCAACAATGCCTCACAGAATGG GCACGCCCATTATTGGAAGAATACGCTATTGATGAACTGATTGACCCAAGACTTGACAACTTCTATTCGGAACAAGAGGTTTATTGCATGCTGCATGCTGCCTCTCTATGCATTCGGCGGGATCCTCAATCTAGGCCTCGCATGTCACAG GTTTTGCGTATGCTAGAAGGTGACATGGTAATGGACACAAATTACGCATCAACACCCGGGTATGATGTGGGATGCCGGAATGGTCATGATGTGGGATGCCGGAGTGGTCGGATTTGGTCAGAGCATCAACAGCAGCACCAGCCGCAGGAGAAGGAACACTATAGTGGTCCACTACTGGATGAACCGATGGAAGGGTATAGGAAGCTCTCTCTTGAGAACGTACGGCCAGGTTTTTGGGAAAGGGACAAGGCAAGGAGGACTTCATCTGAACACCATTTGTAA
- the LOC117620774 gene encoding U2 small nuclear ribonucleoprotein B'' isoform X1, producing the protein MSSPPNSQIVILPAPRAQTSVQSSDIRERPPPPPPRPPLLGPTYSLTLQSPPPVFSGRNQMAHPPHDPYYLQQQPPLPPQQQDFSDRSVINTLFVSGLPDDVKAREIHNLFRRRPGFDSCQLKYTGRGNQVVAFATFFNHQSAMAALHSLNGVKFDPQTGSLLHIELARSNSRRKRKPGSGAYVVIDKRTKKEADTQETSSDDGDSETDEPSETENNDSGDKTELETTKSAETAVDSDNAVATVNEQSEKHVDGGPCSTLFIANLGPNCTEDELKQVLSKYPGFNVIKLRAKGGMPVAFADFEEIEQANKAMDELRGNSLPSSDRGGMHIEYARSKMRKS; encoded by the exons ATGTCTAGTCCCCCGAACTCCCAAATTGTAATTTTACCTGCACCCCGCGCACAAACCTCAGTTCAGAGTTCAGACATCAGAGAAcgacctcctcctcctcctccacgaCCACCGCTACTGGGCCCCACTTACTCTCTCACTCTTCAATCTCCACCGCCTGTTTTCTCTGGCCGCAACCAAATGGCTCATCCGCCGCACGATCCCTACTACCTGCAGCAGCAACCACCGCTGCCGCCACAGCAACAGGATTTCAGTGACCGGAGTGTGATCAACACGCTCTTCGTCTCGGGCCTCCCCGACGACGTCAAGGCGCGTGAGATTCACAACCTCTTCCGCCGCCGCCCTGGCTTCGACTCTTGCCAGCTCAAGTACACCGGCCGCGGCAACCAG GTCGTTGCTTTTGCTACGTTTTTCAATCACCAATCAGCAATGGCAGCTCTGCATTCGTTAAAT GGTGTGAAATTTGATCCTCAAACTGGGTCCCTGCTGCATATTGAACTGGCCAGATCAAACTCAAGAAGGAAGCGTAAACCAG GTAGTGGAGCCTATGTTGTTATAGATAAAAGAACTAAAAAAGAGGCTGATACCCAAGAAACATCTAGCGATGATG GAGACAGCGAAACTGATGAACCAtctgaaactgaaaataaTGATTCTGGCGACAAGACTGAATTAGAGACTACAAAGAG CGCTGAGACAGCAGTGGATTCTGACAATGCTGTAGCTACTGTAAAT GAACAATCGGAAAAGCATGTTGACGGAGGACCATGTTCCACTCTGTTCATTGCAAATCTAGGTCCAAATTGCACTGAAGATGAACTGAAGCAAGTTCTATCTAA GTACCCTGGATTTAATGTGATCAAATTGCGTGCTAAAGGTGGAATGCCAGTTGCATTTGCTGATTTTGAG GAAATTGAACAAGCCAATAAAGCCATGGACGAACTTCGTGGCAACTCGTTACCATCTTCAGACAGGGGTGGCATGCATATAGA ATATGCAAGGTCTAAGATGAGGAAGTCGTAG
- the LOC117620772 gene encoding inactive protein kinase SELMODRAFT_444075 isoform X3 — protein MQNLVMSREQKRVRQEKGSDDAEKVVVAVKASKEIPKTALVWALTHVVQPGDCITLLVVVPSQSSGRKFWGFPRFAGDCASGNRKSHSGTTSELKCDISDTCSQMILQLHEVYDPNKINVKIKIISGSPSGSVAVEAKKAQASWVVLDKHLKHEEKHCMEELQCNIVVMKRSQPKVLRLNLNGSSKKEPELARSLPSQLDEGTDKHPKKKNDSLNSIRGPVVTPTSSPELGTPFTATEAGTSSVSSSDPGTSPFFVSEINGDMKKEESLVSKENKVLDDSSSDTDSENLSTSSASMRFQPWIAEFLNSHRPSSQHMEESSHRTNDNSKASTTKALLEKFSKLDRDAGIGMPNYRADMEFSGNLREAISLSRNAPPGPPPLCSICQHKAPVFGKPPRWFSYAELELATGGFSQANFLAEGGFGSVHRGVLPDGQAVAVKQHKLASSQGDQEFCSEVEVLSCAQHRNVVMLIGFCIEDKRRLLVYEYICNGSLDSHLYRRHREPLEWSARQKIAVGAARGLRYLHEECRVGCIVHRDMRPNNILITHDFEPLVGDFGLARWQPDGDTGVDTRVIGTFGYLAPEYAQSGQITEKADVYSFGVVLVELVTGRKAVDLNRPKGQQCLTEWARPLLEEYAIDELIDPRLDNFYSEQEVYCMLHAASLCIRRDPQSRPRMSQVLRMLEGDMVMDTNYASTPGYDVGCRNGHDVGCRSGRIWSEHQQQHQPQEKEHYSGPLLDEPMEGYRKLSLENVRPGFWERDKARRTSSEHHL, from the exons ATGCAGAATTTGGTAATGAGTCGAGAACAGAAGCGGGTGAGGCAAGAGAAAGGCTCCGATGACGCCGAGAAGGTTGTCGTGGCCGTTAAGGCGTCCAAGGAAATTCCCAAGACTGCTCTGGTGTGGGCCTTGACTCATGTTGTTCAACCTGGAGATTGCATAACACTGCTTGTGGTTGTCCCCTCTCAAAGTTCAG GtagaaaattttggggtttCCCAAGATTTGCAGGGGACTGTGCCAGTGGTAACCGGAAGTCTCATTCAGGAACAACCTCAGAGCTCAAGTGTGATATTTCAGATACCTGCTCTCAGATGATCCTTCAGCTGCATGAAGTTTATGATCCAAATAAG ATAAATGTCAAGATAAAGATTATTTCTGGCTCACCTTCTGGTTCTGTGGCTGTAGAGGCCAAGAAAGCTCAAGCCAGTTGGGTTGTTTTAGACAA GCATCTTAAACATGAGGAAAAACACTGCATGGAAGAGCTGCAGTGCAACATCGTGGTTATGAAGCGTTCCCAGCCAAAAGTTCTTCGCTTGAATTTGAATGGATCTTCTAAGAAGGAACCTGAATTGGCTCGTTCCTTGCCTTCTCAGCTTGATGAAGGGACTGATAAACAtcccaagaagaagaatgacTCTTTGAATTCCATTCGAGGGCCTGTTGTGACTCCAACTAGTAGTCCAGAGCTAGGGACTCCATTTACAGCCACTGAGGCTGGAACTTCATCGGTGTCAAGTTCAGATCCAGGAACTTCACCATTTTTCGTTTCAGAAATAAATGGAGACATGAAGAAAGAGGAATCATTAGTTAGTAAAGAAAACAAGGTTCTTGATGACAGTAGTTCAGACACTGACAGTGAAAACTTATCAACATCTTCAGCAAGTATGAGGTTCCAACCATGGATAGCAGAATTTCTTAATTCTCATCGTCCATCCTCGCAACACATGGAAGAAAGTTCACACAGAACTAATGATAATTCTAAAGCATCCACTACCAAAGCTTTGCTAGAGAAATTTTCGAAACTCGATAGGGATGCTGGAATTGGAATGCCAAATTATAGAGCTGACATGGAGTTCAGTGGAAATCTGAGAGAAGCAATTTCTCTGTCTAGAAATGCTCCTCCAGGTCCTCCTCCATTGTGTTCAATATGTCAACACAAGGCACCTGTGTTTGGAAAACCTCCAAGGTGGTTCAGCTATGCGGAGCTGGAGCTTGCTACTGGAGGATTTTCCCAAGCCAATTTTTTGGCTGAAGGTGGGTTTGGCTCTGTTCATAGAGGGGTGCTACCAGATGGCCAGGCTGTTGCTGTCAAGCAACACAAATTGGCTAGTTCTCAGGGGGATCAAGAGTTTTGTTCCGAAGTAGAAGTCCTGAGCTGTGCTCAGCACCGAAATGTTGTCATGTTGATTGGCTTCTGTATTGAGGACAAACGAAGATTGCTGGTCTATGAATATATTTGCAATGGGTCATTAGATTCTCATCTATACa GGCGACATCGTGAGCCTTTAGAATGGTCTGCACGGCAAAAGATCGCCGTGGGAGCAGCTCGAGGACTGCGATATCTTCATGAAGAATGCAGGGTGGGTTGCATTGTGCACCGTGACATGCGGCCAAACAACATCCTCATCACCCATGATTTTGAGCCACTG GTTGGGGATTTTGGCCTTGCAAGGTGGCAGCCTGATGGGGACACAGGCGTGGACACAAGAGTTATTGGAACATTTGG ATATTTGGCTCCTGAATATGCTCAAAGTGGCCAAATCACAGAAAAGGCTGATGTTTATTCCTTTGGGGTGGTGTTGGTGGAACTTGTTACTGGGCGAAAAGCTGTGGACCTTAACCGGCCTAAGGGGCAACAATGCCTCACAGAATGG GCACGCCCATTATTGGAAGAATACGCTATTGATGAACTGATTGACCCAAGACTTGACAACTTCTATTCGGAACAAGAGGTTTATTGCATGCTGCATGCTGCCTCTCTATGCATTCGGCGGGATCCTCAATCTAGGCCTCGCATGTCACAG GTTTTGCGTATGCTAGAAGGTGACATGGTAATGGACACAAATTACGCATCAACACCCGGGTATGATGTGGGATGCCGGAATGGTCATGATGTGGGATGCCGGAGTGGTCGGATTTGGTCAGAGCATCAACAGCAGCACCAGCCGCAGGAGAAGGAACACTATAGTGGTCCACTACTGGATGAACCGATGGAAGGGTATAGGAAGCTCTCTCTTGAGAACGTACGGCCAGGTTTTTGGGAAAGGGACAAGGCAAGGAGGACTTCATCTGAACACCATTTGTAA